A genome region from Labrus mixtus chromosome 9, fLabMix1.1, whole genome shotgun sequence includes the following:
- the proca1 gene encoding group 3 secretory phospholipase A2, with protein MSTVRENFLYQVSDGAEAVRSFVSPAGRLMNCSVIVNQAQVKSFMHECRMGLKEQRAGQGMDARFARMEEAKMICKEFKERSERGGRIEKDESDDSALQDQVLKRSKRGFTYPGTLWCGAGNTADNYDQLGEFAETDSCCRIHDHCPHVIHAFSSKYGHANFKWHSICHCDCDNALKTCLRGVNDTSSRVVGQAFFNVIGVPCFEFAFEEQCAERHWYGMCKRYQKFPIAVLQEAVPYDFGGIDVIDVLTLAPPKSVESKKSPEEEKPESTTQSAMSGPEEPSLRNVVTAAEDFIKVLATVSTSQSSTTE; from the exons ATGTCAACCGTGCGGGAGAATTTCCTCTACCAGGTGTCCGACGGAGCTGAGGCGGTGCGCTCATTCGTGAGCCCCGCCGGGAGGCTAATGAACTGCTCCGTTATAGTGAACCAGGCTCAAGTGAAATCGTTCATGCACGAGTGTAGAATGGGACTGAAAGAGCAGAGAGCCGGGCAGGGAATGGATGCGCGTTTTGCACGCATGGAGGAAGCCAAAATGATTTGCAAGGAGTTTAAAGAAAGGTCGGAGCGCGGGGGAAGAATAGAAAAGGATGAAAGCGACGACTCTGCGCTGCAGGACCAGGTTTTAAAGAGATCCAAGAGAGGCTTTACTTATCCGGGGACCCTGTGGTGTGGAGCTGGAAACACGGCTGATAATTACGACCAATTGG GAGAGTTTGCAGAGACCGATAGCTGCTGCCGTATCCATGACCACTGCCCGCATGTCATCCACGCCTTCTCCTCCAAATATGGCCACGCCAACTTCAAGTGGCACTCTATCTGTCATTGCGACTGTGATAACGC gtTAAAAACTTGTCTGAGGGGAGTCAACGACACGTCTTCCAGGGTCGTTGGTCAGGCGTTCTTTAATGTCATTGGTGTGCCTTGTTTTGAGTTTGCCTTTGAAGAGCAGTGTGCTGAGCGGCACTGGTATGGCAT GTGTAAACGATACCAGAAGTTTCCCATTGCTGTTTTGCAAGAGGCGGTGCCATATGACTTTGGGGGCATTGACGTCATCGATGTGTTGACACTAGCTCCTCCCAAGAGTGTAGAGTCCAAGAAAAGCCCTGAAGAAGAGAAACCCGAGAGTACAACGCAGTCTGCGATGTCGGGCCCTGAAGAGCCTTCACTCAGAAACGTTGTCACCGCCGCTGAGGACTTCATCAAGGTCCTCGCTACCGTCTCCACCTCTCAAAGCTCCACCACCGA GTAA
- the LOC132980662 gene encoding dehydrogenase/reductase SDR family member 11-like, whose product MDRWRGRVALVTGASVGIGAATAKELVRHGMKVVGCARDIEKLQKLAAECQSAGHSGVFVPYKCDLSNEEEIVSMFSAIKSQHKGVDVCINNAGVGHPDPLLTGKTSGWKNMLDVNVLGLCVCTREAYQSMKERNVDDGHIININSMSGHRVAQNPDSHFYSSTKYAVTALTEGLRQELREAKTHIRATCISPGFVETEFFQRLYSDDPEKAVAVPLSTLKPLEAIDIANSVTYVLSAPPHVQIGDILMRPVEQVS is encoded by the exons ATGGACCGCTGGAGGGGCAGAGTGGCTCTGGTGACCGGAGCCTCGGTGGGGATTGGTGCCGCTACAGCCAAGGAGCTGGTCCGGCACGGCATGAAGGTGGTGGGCTGTGCCAGGGACATCGAAAAACtacag AAACTGGCAGCCGAGTGTCAAAGTGCCGGACACAGCGGCGTTTTTGTGCCTTACAAGTGTGACTTGAGCAACGAGGAGGAGATTGTGTCCATGTTCTCTGCCATCAAATCTCAGCACAAAGGTGTGGACGTGTGCATCAACAACGCAGGCGTTGGTCATCCAGACCCTCTGTTAACCGGCAAAACCAGCGGCTGGAAGAACATGCTGGAT GTGAATGTTCTTggattgtgtgtttgcacacGTGAAGCATATCAGTCAATGAAGGAAAGAAATGTGGATGACGGACACATCATCAACATAAACAG CATGAGCGGACATCGTGTGGCTCAAAATCCTGACTCGCATTTCTACAGCTCCACCAAGTACGCTGTGACGGCCCTGACGGAGGGTTTGAGACAGGAGCTGCGCGAGGCGAAGACCCACATCAGAGCCACA tgcattTCTCCCGGTTTTGTGGAGACAGAATTTTTTCAACGACTCTACAGTGACGATCCTGAGAAAGCTGTTGCTGTTCCTCTCTCTACACTAAAG CCGTTGGAAGCCATTGACATTGCAAACTCAGTCACATATGTCCTGAGTGCCCCTCcacatgtgcag attgGAGACATCCTGATGCGACCCGTGGAGCAGGTATCATAG
- the ca4b gene encoding carbonic anhydrase 4b has product MHADRDRHSSLTMWLTFVLLLFASPIMIITGSDWCYQSEDVCSHKCTGPDVWGAVSRYCGGRHQSPVNIVTRKVLPDGQLTPFHFIGYQEAFHGRLINNGHTVHLDLPSRIKIKGGNLAVPYKALQVHLHWGNDGGPGSEHTIDGEQFSMEMHIVHIKEEYSSVSQALRDPTGVAVLGFFFQESESANKIFDPLVNALKYITRSSNSTTLGGMSLDMFILPQIDMTKYYRYYGSLTTPSCAEAVIWSLFENPIPLSRKQLAAFSKLQFSNGRQMVKTFRPVQPLNGRQVYYSGGHVAVVSTVLLIMSVMMSTTLSG; this is encoded by the exons ATGCATGCAGACCGGGATAGACACAGTTCTTTAACAATGTGGCTTACATTTGTTTTACTCTTGTTTGCCTCTCCCATCATGATAATCACAGGGTCAG ATTGGTGCTACCAGTCTGAAGATGTGTGCAGTCACAAGTGCACCG GTCCAGATGTATGGGGAGCAGTTTCACGCTACTGCGGTGGGAGACATCAATCTCCGGTTAATATTGTAACAAGGAAAGTGCTGCCAGACGGACAACTCACTCCTTTTCACTTCATTGGCTATCAAGAAGCTTTTCATGGTCGCCTCATAAACAATGGACACACAG TTCACCTGGATTTACCCTCCAGAATAAAGATTAAAGGAGGGAACCTGGCTGTACCATACAAAGCACTTCAAGTTCACCTGCATTGGGGCAATGATGGAGGACCGGGGTCTGAACACACGATTGATGGAGAACAGTTTTCAATGGAG ATGCATATTGTCCACATAAAAGAAGAGTACAGCTCTGTATCCCAGGCTTTAAGAGACCCCACAGGTGTGGCTGTTCTTGGGTTTTTCTTTCAG GAGTCTGAGTCTGCTAATAAGATATTTGATCCCCTTGTAAATGCTCTGAAATATATCACCCGATCCA GCAACAGCACAACACTAGGGGGCATGTCGCTGGATATGTTCATTCTTCCTCAGATTGATATGACTAAGTACTATCGCTATTACGGCTCCCTCACCACACCTAGCTGTGCTGAAGCTGTCATCTGGAGCCTGTTTGAAAACCCCATCCCTCTCAGCAGGAAGCAG CTCGCTGCATTCTCCAAGCTTCAGTTTTCTAACGGGAGGCAGATGGTCAAAACCTTCAGACCCGTCCAGCCTTTAAATGGACGGCAGGTGTATTACTCTGGAGGCCATGTTGCTGTGGTCAGCACTGTGTTACTCATCATGTCTGTGATGATGTCCACTACACTCTCAGGATGA
- the si:ch211-105f12.2 gene encoding RIMS-binding protein 2-like, with amino-acid sequence METSLQLDVLIYPNEVKIATPEELREWELETASQVSIPTVRLFVALYPYNPAAMSPNYETAAEELPFVPGQIIKVWGDKDCDGFYHGESGGLSGYVPSNMVTEIPVDDEYLKHLLLQQGFLPVERTGMYTPALSDTSSVPDDAVVRRMVALFDYDPWESSPNLDSEVSTKMNRSL; translated from the exons atggAGACAAGTCTGCAGTTAGATGTTTTGATATATCCAAATGAAGTGAAGATTGCTACCCCGGAGGAGCTCAGAGAATGGGAACTTGAGACTGCGAGTCAGGTGTCTATACCTACTGTCCGACTCTTTGTAGCACTGTATCCATACAACCCTGCTGCCATGTCGCCCAACTACGAGACAGCTGCTGAAGAGCTGCCGTTTGTACCAGGCCAGATaatcaag GTGTGGGGAGACAAAGACTGTGATGGCTTTTATCACGGTGAGTCCGGTGGTCTCTCTGGCTACGTGCCAAGCAACATGGTGACTGAAATCCCCGTCGACGACGAGTACCTGAAGCATCTACTCCTGCAGCAGGGGTTCCTGCCCGTGGAACGCACAG GTATGTATACACCAGCTCTGAGCGACACCTCCAGTGTCCCTGATGATGCGGTCGTTCGACGCATGGTGGCCTTATTCGACTATGACCCATGGGAAAGTTCACCCAATCTGGACAGTGAAGTGAGCACCAAAATGAACCGTAGTTTATAG
- the ywhag2 gene encoding 14-3-3 protein gamma-B, with amino-acid sequence MVDREQLVQKARLAEQAERYDDMAAAMKSVTELNEALSNEERNLLSVAYKNVVGARRSSWRVISSIEQKTSADGNEKKIEMVRAYREKIEKELEAVCQDVLNLLDNFLIKNCSETQHESKVFYLKMKGDYYRYLAEVATGEKRATVVESSEKAYNEAHEISKEHMQPTHPIRLGLALNYSVFYYEIQNAPEQACHLAKTAFDDAIAELDTLNEDSYKDSTLIMQLLRDNLTLWTSDQQDDEGGEGNN; translated from the exons atggtcGATCGCGAGCAGCTGGTGCAGAAAGCCAGGCTGGCTGAACAGGCTGAGAGATATGATGATATGGCTGCTGCTATGAAATCG GTAACAGAGCTGAACGAGGCCTTGTCAAACGAGGAGAGGAACCTCTTGTCTGTTGCCTACAAGAACGTGGTCGGGGCCCGCCGCTCCTCCTGGAGGGTGATCTCCAGCATTGAGCAGAAGACCTCGGCCGATGGCAACGAGAAGAAGATAGAGATGGTGCGAGCCTACAGGGAGAAGATTGAGAAGGAGCTGGAGGCCGTGTGCCAAGATGTGCTCAACCTTTTGGACAACTTCCTGATCAAGAACTGCAGCGAGACGCAGCATGAAAGCAAAGTGTTCTACCTGAAGATGAAGGGCGACTACTACCGGTACTTGGCTGAGGTGGCCACGGGGGAGAAGAGGGCCACGGTGGTGGAGTCATCGGAGAAGGCCTACAATGAGGCCCACGAGATCAGCAAGGAGCACATGCAGCCCACCCACCCCATCCGCCTGGGCTTAGCTCTCAACTACTCTGTGTTTTACTACGAGATCCAGAACGCCCCCGAGCAGGCCTGTCATCTGGCCAAGACCGCCTTCGACGACGCCATCGCCGAGCTCGACACCCTCAACGAGGACTCCTACAAAGACTCCACTCTCATCATGCAGCTGCTCCGAGACAACTTGACACTGTGGACAAGTGACCAGCAGGATGacgagggaggggagggaaacAACTAA